The Ciona intestinalis unplaced genomic scaffold, KH HT000741.1, whole genome shotgun sequence DNA window GAGCATcacttatatagaatagaaatgaACCTTGACGAACCTAAGAAATAGAATCCGGCTTTTGCGATGTGGGTCGCCGAAGCTTTGACTTTCCTAGCCGGCCATCGGCGGTCAAAGGTCGCGACCCTTGCATCTAGCGACCTCATGTGGGGGTTCATGGGAGCTCCTAGCGTAAACATCTTCACAAGATTCTCCTGCTCCTTTGGAGACGGGTCCGGAGGTTCAGGGATGTCATCCACATCAATTGGATGATCAAGCGGAAGCGGAACATTCTTGCTTTCGCTGTTTGACCCCATCCTGGTGGAAATGAATACTTTTAATGGAAACGTACACGAGTACACAAtgtagaaattatttttatttttagcttttcAAAGTTGCTCTTTTTTTTcggaactttttttttttactttttcacaaATTGTTTACAAAGTCTATTTTAGCCGTATTTGCGATCAGTCTGCCCACTATcaggtttggtcatttatatcctcgtgggtggaaaTTGAGTGAcctatccatggttgccactcccatgcccacagtcgagctgctaaagctattgcagtgtgtggataagcagacatgacttttggttggtttggtcatttatatcctcgtgggtgggaacttgagtgacttatccatggttgccactcccatgcccacagtcgagctgctaaagctattgcagtgtgtggataagcagacatgacttttggttggtttggtcatttatatccttgtggatAAGAACATGAGTGACTGATCCATGATTGCCACTTCCATACCCACAGTGTGGATAGGCATACTCTACACATCAACGCAGCATACACACCCGACCACTTACTTGCAGTGAGGAAAATGTCTGAAATGTTCAACATTCACATCGTCCGATGCTCGCCAGTTCCTCAACACACCACTGCATGAGAAACATTGGGTTCGATCCAGGTTTCCAAGGTAAAAGAAACCAGAACGAGCGAGCTCTTTCACAAACTCATCATTGAAGGCAGCGCTCCAGGTCTTGAAAGTTTCCCTGAGTGATAAATAATGACAAGTAAGCATAAGATGTTCCTGGATAATCTCAGGTTTTTAGTACTGTTTAATTATTAGGTTTAGATACCTAATACATAAAACTCAGTGCTCAGTGACTCTTTTTTGGGAGCAGAGTCCTCAGCATCCCAGGGACTCTTTGTTGGGAGCAGAGTCCGTAGCATCCCAGGGACTCTTTTTTTAGGAGCAGAGTCCTCAGCATCCCAGGGACTCTTTGTTGGGAGCAGAGTCCTTAGCATCCCAGGGACTCTTTGTTGGGAGCAGAGTCCGCAGCATCCCAGGGACTTTTTGTTGGGAGCAGAGTCCATAGCATCCCAGGGACTCTTTGTTGG harbors:
- the LOC100179126 gene encoding baculoviral IAP repeat-containing protein 3-like, producing MHQPQAADAATPDNVAQMLSNTHINKATPKPPLPQTAKYVPPFSNKNPGFQFASIVDIEHKKYLMSIELFKEENRRETFKTWSAAFNDEFVKELARSGFFYLGNLDRTQCFSCSGVLRNWRASDDVNVEHFRHFPHCKMGSNSESKNVPLPLDHPIDVDDIPEPPDPSPKEQENLVKMFTLGAPMNPHMRSLDARVATFDRRWPARKVKASATHIAKAGFYFLGSSRFISILYK